TGGGAGATGACTTTGAAACGCAATGCTTGTGTGTGATTTGCTTTTGTAACTAGCAATCTTCATGTGATCATTTTTACATGTCATAACATATTACATGTATATCAAATTATACTATGTAGCACTGACACCTATGAAAAAATGTCATTGTCTGAAACTGACACCGATACATGTGATTATGTTATTAATAGGTTGATATGTCAATGTTGTGTTTCTGGTGTCTGTGGTTCGTAGGTGTGGTTTTAGAAGAAGTTATTATCATGTTATTTGAGGTGTTTATTTAGGCATTGAATTTGTTTGGTGTTCCTAATAAATACTAGAATATTTGGTGATGTTCACATGGGATTGTACACTTTTGCTTCTTTCTTTCTTCCAACAATACACATGTACATAATTCAATCATGTTTATAGTTTGAAAACGACAAATTTAGTTAGGAAGTTGTTGTCTTGAGGTTCATATTTTGTCTTAGTGTAATTAATGAATGTATGATGAAGTAGAAGATGCATTGTCCCTAAGATTAGTTTGTTGATTCACGAACCGGAACCCCTATGATTGAATGTCTCTGCAGAGCTACCAACTGAGCTGACTTAACTTGATTTAACTAGACAAATGTTAGTTTGTGCTAATAGTGAATTTATGAAACTTAATGCAGCTTATGATTCTGGTGGATGATGCTGGAGGACTCATTCCAGCACTCAATCATTCTCCATGGAATGGATTAACAATAGCAGATTTTGTAATGCCATTTTTTCTATTCATTGTTGGTGTTTCACTAGCATTCACATACAAGGTATGTTACTTGAATTTGCGTTTATACATTTCGATAAATTGTTCATTTAATAACCTAACTAATCTGTTTCGTTAACAGAAACCGTCTTGCAAAATTGATGCAACTAAAAAGTCGATTTTACGGGCACTTAAGCTTCTCGCATTAGGCATTTTTCTTCAAGGTATCACCTGAACTCTTGTCTTTGTTTTTGTGGCAAGTTTCAATAAGTTTGTTCAATTTGCGCTACGCTACGATGTTATGTATATGTTGGATAATGAGAACTTGCATTCTGTTGTTCGCAGGAGGTTATGTTCATCGCGTAAACGATTTGTCATTCGGAGTCGATTTGAAGCAGATAAGATGGATGGGGATACTGCAGGTATGAATTGAACTTTTGTGGTATTGTGTTCTACAACTTATTGATCGGTTTTACTTTGTATAGTTATGATCATTACATAATCGTTTACTTTGTTTGGATGCCAGAGAATTGCGGTAGCGTATTTGATTACAGCTCTCTGTGAAATTTGGCTAAAGCGTGAAGATATCGTTAATTGCGGATCAACCCTTTTGAGAAAGTATCGATATCAATGGTAAGCTTGATCAACCCTTAAGAATTTATATGATAAAAACGTAACTTGTGTTGCAAGTTAtggtttttccttttttttccaaTTTCTGGCTGTGCTGTTGTTAACCGATTTGACTGAAACAGGGCTTTGGCTTTGTTTCTATCGGTCTTTTATCTTTGCTTGCTGTATGGGATGTACGTTCCTGATTGGGAGTATGAAGTTCCAACAGAACCTTCTAAAGCACCTTTGATATTTTCTGTGAGTGTTCGTGACGTATTACTTTTTCTCGTCGCTTTTTCTGATATTGGTTGAAAATATGAATTATATATCTATCTGCGCATGCGGCAGGTTAAATGTGGAGTGAGGGGCGACACTGGACCAGCTTGCAATGTTGTTGGAATGATCGATCGTAGCTTGTTGGGTATACAACATCTTTACCGGAGACCAATATATGCGCGGATGCCCGTACGTTCCTTTATGTTTTAAGATTGTTCGTGATTTTTACACCGAAAATGTATCGAAGTTAAGCACttttttctaaatgatacctaaTTTGTTTGTTTCAACGTTATTTAAATTTCAATAGGAATGCAGTATAAACTCTCCTGCTAATGGACCTTTGCCTCCTGATGCTCCTTCTTGGTGTCAAGCTCCTTTCGATCCCGAAGGACTCTTAAGGTGATTTTCCGCTATCTGCAATTGATAGCACGACTGAGCTTTTTCGTTTTCGTTTTCGTCTCTAACTTTGTGTCTACTTCGGAATTATAGTTCAGTGATGGCTATTGTTACCTGCTTGATTGGCTTGCATTATGGTCACATTATTCTCCATTTTAAGGTAATCCCCAACATTTTTCTATTCTATCGTCTTCATTATGAATCATAGATACCAAACACGACAGTGACATATCAACACTCataagaaaatgatttaattgagtGTAATTATGTGTTAATGTTATATCAGATACTGACACATGTTAGACACATGACACACTTTCAATATGAGGGAAATCATTGTGTCAATGTTATGTCAGTGTTAGATACAGATACATGTCAGACGCCAGACACCAGACACAGTTTCAATATGAATATCATTGCTACATTCTTCTTCAAATTATGAATATTGATGTTGTTTCCTTATTGTTACATGCAGGATCATAGAATTAGAATCATATACTGGATGATTCCAACGTCTTGTCTTGTAGCTTCTGGTCTTTTCTTGGATTTATTTGGTAACCATTCTCTCTTAACTTTTTTGTctattaattaatttctattcTTTGTAGTAATAATCAATTAACATAAGCTCTTGTGTTGTAGGAATGCATGTAAATAAAGTTCTCTACTCATTGAGTTATACTTGTCTCACTGCTGGTGCTGCTGGCATCCTCTTTGTTGGAATATACTTGATGGTTAGTCATTAAATTTAGCGCCGGGTTAAATTGATCTATTTGAGCTTATCTACTGACACAAACACTTCTGAGATAGTACGGAAAAACTTATGAAAAGTTTGAGACATGTCAATAAGTTGTTTTGAGTTTATTCTCGCACGCGTTTATTGAAGTTTTCTAATCaaattctttcttcttccttGAAGGTTGATGTATGTGGATATAGTCGCATGACATCGATTTTGGAATGGATGGGCATGCATGCATTAATGATTTATGTCCTAGCAGCTTGCAACATTTTCCCAATTTTCATTCAAGGATTTTATTGGGGAAATCCTCATAATAACATTGTAATTTCTATGCCCCACTTTTTTAACTATGAATCAGATGTTTTTCTGGTTCAATGTCtggttcggtttttaaaacatttttttaactaTACTATATGATTTGCTATTATGAAAGTCCAAAACATGCTTCACTATCTAATAATGTTGTAtgattgtaaattttttttgtcACAGCTAAAGTTAATTGGAGTTTGAACATGAAGGGAAGCAAATATGCTAGTGGACAAGAAAATTATTATGTTGTCAAATGGTGAGACATATTTTGTTTCACCAATGTCTTAGAGTAACAAGGAGGACCAAGCAATGTTTGTGGATTTTTGAGACAAATTTTGAGCTGGTGGTCTTTTTGTTCAAGAACATGAACATGAATAATGTTTCTCTAATCTATTGATAAAGTCACCTAAAtggatgatgcatgatgtatTTTGGAGAAGATACATTTCTTCATGGCATagccttttttttaatttttatatatagaaAAAAAGAGCAGCTTTTGTTTATAGTATCTGACTGCTAAATATTTTGTACTTTGTATCCTTGAAATGATAGATTTCAAGATGAGATATCAATGTACAACTTTtgctttatatttattattattagctTAGAAATATGTCAATTTCTTGGTGCATATATATGATTGAATATATTGAGAAAGGTCAACAAATACATGAAATGAAGAGGTCAAAATAGGACCaaaaataattagttaaataaagAGGTCAATAGATAAATATTTGGGATATGTAAATTATATTTAAGTATTTTATAAATAagttttttatcttaattttataaataattctacATTACAATTTCTTGATCTAAATGTCTAATGGTTTTTTGACCCAAGATGTTGTGGATTTCAATCCGCATCATTGTTAACTGTCTTAATGAGATTCTTCATTACAAATTAAGTGTAAATATGATAtgaagaaaatataattaaacatgAAAGATGATAAGAATATAAGTATTGAATAATTTATTCTTCCAATCAATTGAGTCTTATCTCATCTCACTGGAGTTGGTTAAATTGATCaacttttattataatattttatttaggaCTACGATGCTATTCAAATTGCTAAATCCTCTTTCTCTAGTTGTTTAACTTTTTTCTACCTTATCTACTCTCATTATCAccgaatttatatattttttttacaaacacaAACCACCATTTTCTCTATCTTATCTCAAACATTCTAATGTTTTCATTTCTAATCATATCCTGTCTATTATTATCAGACATCTACCGCAACTTCCTTGTCTGTGCTAGActtattttattttcgttttattttttaaatgtccAACGTTCTGTCCCGTACGTTGCTGGTTTTATTGCAATCTGATCAAATTTTTCCTTTAGCTTGAATCGTATCTTTACATAAAATTTCTGAAGCTCTCTGTTTCAGCCACCCAACTTAAAATCGATGGTTTATATCCCCTTTTATTTCTCCATCATTTTATATTACAGACCCGAGATATTTAAACTGTGTGACTTGAAAGCTGATATGGTTTCCAATTTTTACCTCTAAGTTAgaaacatttattattttgttaaacttacattTCATATACTCCGTCTTACTTCTTAGAAGAAAAACACTTGTTTTTTAAAATCTCTTCTTCGAGCTAAGATTTTTGTATATTGTCTTCTacatctttttttatattttgcaaTTTTTATCCTCCTTAACAATAAGAATCTTCAACCAAATGTAATTATTCATAACAAAGTAAAGGTATTATCAAGTATATTACTTtacaataaaaaaattctttaaaaaacaatttttatttattcattctaTTCAGAACTGTTAAAGCAAAAGATAAGGTAGGTATGTAGCACAAATTTTGTGTGTAAACTAGGAATCAAATCATTATGGGCTATCATGTGGACAAAAAATACTTTTTGTTGGTTGCAAGTGACAAATAACAAATCCTTATGGGCTTTCTTATGGTTCTAAAGTACTTTAAGTGGTTGGCCAATACTTTCCAAATCCCTATCCTAATGAAATGAAAGGGATAGAGGGAAATGTACAATAATGTATGTCTCTCTATTCATCATGACAATTGACAAGGGATGATTTTTTACTTCCATATGTTATTTGAAATAATAATTTATGATATAGTACATGTTGTGTGTTTATGAGGAGGCAGCACATTGAAAGTGATTTTTATTTAATGAGATGCTGACATTTTCTTGGTATTACTACAAAACTTATCACCAATTCCAAGTCTAAAAAACCTGTGTGGCAACTAAGATATGAAAACCACTACAAATATTATAACCataattttcaaatatttaaatttatgttCATTAATTAACCATCCAAATTGTATTCAGAATTTCAGATACATACAAGTGATATAACTTTCAAGTTTTCAAATATATGATATATTCATCAACAGtgtgttcacatactcacttatACATTATAGATACTAGTTTTCAAAGTTGTGTTCAGTGAATAGTTAACAAGTTGTGACACTTCTATATATTCATAATATCTAAAGAATATCATTAACcatatatttgaatttttaaccATTCAAGTTGTTAACGTAATTTGAGGTTAAACTTGGGTCAAAATAACACAACTCTTGACACAAAACCAGACTAGTCAAATTCTAATCAACTGCAAAATGAGCAAGTCAATCAATCCATTATCCATATGTTgcataaactaaattaaaacaaaaatgtgTATATAGTTGATACAATTGGTAATATCCATGTAGTTCTTGTCATTGATCAAACACCATACAAAAATTTGCATCAGAATTCCATGAAATATCAACCAAGATTGGTGACATGGTTAAACTCATTCGTCCGCAGCTGCGGAGGAGTGGTGAGGAAAAGTAGCCCACACATCTTCCCATGTCCTCTGGCCTTCAGATACTTCCCTAATAACAGAGGCAGCATTTTCCACATCAACACGTACTTGATCTTTGCTGTCCCTCTCCCGAATAGTCACCGACGTTGTTGAATCCACAGTGACAGCAAAGGGAACACCAAGTTCATCTGTTCTTGCATACCGTTTTCCTATTGATGTACCTATTAACATTTTTACaagatacataaacaaaaatgttAGGTTTAAGCCTGATAGAAATGTGATTAGTGAAGTGGGACCTAGGCCAAGGGTGTGGAGAGTTTACACGAGGAAAAGGACAACAGGAATTAAAGATGATGACGTGGCTGTGAATGAATTAAGTGCATGAGAGTGGCTATATATAGCTACAGCTGGAAGGGAATAATCAGGAAGGAATTCAGTTAGGATTTGGTGGGGTCACTTTTGGTGATTTGGGAGCACTCCGTGCTTGGGAATTGGTAGCCACTACCAGTTTGtttttttccatttcttcttTCCCTATTTTCCCGTAATTGTGGATCTTATAGTAATACAATTGCAGCCTCTTTATTCTTATCATACTGTTTTATCCATTTCTTTACTATTTTGTGCTTTAAGACCCATCAATTGGTCCGACCTACCGGATCGAACTCACACCACGAAGACGATTGTAGATGCCAAGGAAGCCTAAGATGGGTGACCGAGTTGATGCTTTGGAGACACAGATGGGGAATGTGACAACAACGCTGCAAGAGCTCTCTCTGCAGATGCAGCAACACGCTCAACAGATGCATCAACAAAGCGTGGTTCTAGCGGAACTAAGCAAACAGATTGGCAAGAAAGGAGACACTCTTGAAGGGGAAACTTCTGTGGGTTACTCTACACAGAGTGAATCTCGTCTCGCTGGAAAGAAGGTGAAGTTGCCTTTGTTTGATGGTGATGATCCTGTGGCTTGGATTACACGAGCCGAAATTTACTTCGATGTTCAGAACACATCTAATGATATGCGTGTGAAGTTGGCTCGCTTGAGTATGGAAGGTTCAACCATTCACTGGTTCAACCTGTTGATGGAGACAGAGGATGAGTTGTCATGGGAGAAGCTGAAGCGAGCGTTAATTGCTCGTTATGGAGGGCGTCGCTTGGAGAATCCATTTGAAGAACTCTCGACGCTGAGACAGAAGGGGAGTGTGGAGGAATTCGTTGAAGCTTTTGAGCTGTTGTCTTCACAAGTTGGAAGACTTCCGGAAGAACAATACCTGGGATATTTTATGAGTGGATTGAAACCCCAAATTCGGAGAAGAGTGCGTACCCTGAATCCTCGCAATAGGATGGAGATGATGAGAATTGCGAAAGATGTTGAAGAAGAATTGAAGGAGGAAGACGACGATGGAGAGCGTCGTGACGTGAAAAAAGGAGGGTACGAGCGTGTGGGCCAAAGGGATTGGGCCGGGTTACTAAGGAGTAAAGGTGGGCCTCAACCCAAAGATGTTACTCGTTCATTTCAGTCGGGTGGGTCAAACCCGAGTCAGAAAACGGGTTCAATTGGATCCAACACAAATTccacttcctctttgatttcttcagcGCGTAAAAGTGATGGAGGTTCGCGTTCTGGCACGGCGGAAAGATGGAAGGGAATCCGAAGCATCAACAATGATGAATTCGAAGAGAGGAGAGCAAAGGGTTTATGCTTCAAGTGTGGGGGAAAATACCACCCTACGTTACATAAATGTCCTGAAAGAGCTCTTAGGGTTCTAATCCTAGGAGAAGGTGAAACAATGACAGAAGAAGGAGAGATTGTGAGTATGGAGGATGTGACGGTGGGGAGTGAAGAAGAAGTGGAGGTGGAATGTAAATTGATGGGGGTATTGGGAAGCATGGGTGAATCTCACACCATGAAGGTTGAAGGAAAGATACAGAATGTAGATTTATTGGTGTTGATTGATAGTGGTGCGAGCCACAATTTCATCTCTCCCAAAGTAACTGCTGCGTTGGGTCTTGTCATCACACCTACAGCAGCTAAGAGTATCAAGCTTGGTGATGGTCACAAGGTGCTAACAACTGGAGTGTGTAAAGGGATCAGTATGAAGATAGGAGGGATTGAAGTAACGGTGGATGCGTTGGTGTTGGAGCTAGGGGGAATGGATATGGTGTTAGGAGTTGCTTGGCTAAGCACTCTTGGGAAGGTGATTATGGATTGGAAGGCTATGACTATGCAATTTTCTTACGAAAATGAGTTGGTGAAATTGCAAGGTCAAGGCAATAAGGTAGTCAGACAATGCTATTTGAACTCATATCTTGCGGACATTCATAGTAGAACTGAGCTGGGCTGGTGGTGGGTTCATTTACGGTCGATGGAAGCAACCAAATCAGTGGTTCCCAAAGGCTTAAATCCTATACTTGAAGAATTCCAAGAAGTGTTTGGAGACAGCATTCAGCTACCCCCTGAGAGGAGTCAAGTGCATCGGATTAGGCTTTATCCTGATCATGGTGCCATTAATGTCAGACCCTACAGGTATCCTCATCACCAAAAAGAAGAAATTGAGAAGCAAGTGTCAGAACTGTTGAAAGCTGGGGTTATTCGACCGAGTATGAGTTCATTCTCAAGTCCTGTGATATTAGTCAAGAAGAAAGACAAGAGTTGGAgaatgtgtgtagattacagggcTTTAAATAAAGCTACAATACCAGATAAGTATCCAATTCCTATAGTTGATGAGCTgttagatgaactatatggagcTACTATGTTCTCTAAAATTGATCTAAAATCGGGATACCATCAGATTAGAGTGCATGAGGATGATATTTCTAAAACGGCATTTCGTACACATAATGGCCACTATGAATATTTAGTAATGCCGTTCGGACTTATGAATGCCCCAGCTACGTTCCAAGCTACCATGAACGACATCTTTCGGCCATATTTGAGAAAGTTTGTCTtggtattttttgatgatattttgatttacagTAGGGATATCAAGGAACACCAAAAGCATTTGAAGATGGTTTTGGCTATTTTAGTTCAGCATTGTTTTGTGGCAAATCAAGCAAAGTGTAGGTTTGGCTGTGCTCAAATTGATTATCTTGGCCATATCATTTCTGGAGAAGGTGTCGCAGTGGATCCGGAAAAGGTGAAGTGTATCCTTGCATGGCCTATCCCAAAGAATGTGAAGGGAGTACGGGGTTTTTTGGGACTCACAGGATATTACAGAAAATTTATCAAAGATTATGGTAAAATAGCAAAACCGCTCACAGAATTAACGAAGAAAGACAATTTTTCTTGGGGCATAGAAGCTGTCCAGGCTTTTGAAGAGATGAAGAGGATCATGACTTCTCCGCCGGTGCTAATTCTTCCAAACTTTGATTTACCTTTTGAAGTCGAGTGTGATGCAGCTGGCAGAGGTATAGGTGCTGTTCTTATGCAGCAGAAGCAACCTATTGCTTTCTTCAGTAAAGCCTTATCTGATGGGAATTTGGCCAAATCTGTCTATGAGAAGGAATTAATGGCCCTGGTACTTTGTATTCAGCATTGGAGGCATTATCTATTGGGCAGAAAATTTATTGTGCACACTGATCATAAAAGTTTGAAGCATTTTTTACAGCAGAGAATCTCATCTCCAGATCAGCAGTGTTGGTTGGCCAAACTGCTAGGTTATCAATTTGAAGTCAAGTACAAGCCGGGTCTGGAAAATAGAGCTGCGGATGCTTTGTCTAGATGTCATGGTGAGATAGAAATGAATTCTATCATTTCGTTTCCGTTGTGGGCTGATAGACAGAAACTTTTGGATGAAATAACTAGGGATCCGTATATTCAAAAGCTGATGAAGGAGGTGCAGGAGTCTCCTGATGTTAGACCTGGATTCCAGGTGAAACAAGGAGTTTTATTGTATCATGGTAGGCTAGTGATTTCCCCCGAATCACCCTCTATTCCTTGGTTATTGGAAGAATTTCATAATACTCCTGCTGGAGGGCACTCAGGTTTTCTAAGAACATATCGAAGACTGGCAGATTCCTTATATTGGGTGGGGATGCAGAAGACTGTAAGGAATTATGTTAGATCTTGTGAAGTTTGTCAGAGACAAAAGTATAGTGCTACTACTCCGGGTGGTTTGCTACAACCTCTGCCTATTCCTAATGGTGTGTGGGAGGATTTGTCCTTAGACTTTATCACGGGGCTGCCTAAGTCTAAAGGTTATGAGGCTGTGTTAGTGGTTGTGGATAGACTATCTAAGTATAGTCATTTTGTTTTACTTAAGCATCCATATACTGCAAAATCTATTGCTGAACTTTTTGTTAAAGAAGTGGTGAGACTTCATGGAATTCCTAGCTCGATAATCAGTGATAGAGACCCTTTATTTATAAGTCATTTCTGGATGGAACTGTTCAAATTGCAGGGTACTAAGCTGAAAATGAGTTCAGCATATCATCCGGAAACAGATGGTCAAACGGAAGTGGTTAACAGGTGCTTGGAGAGTTATTTGCGGTGCTTTGCTTCTGACCATCCAAAGACTTGGTCAGTGTGGGTTTCTTGGGCTGAGTATTGGTATAACACGACCTACCATGTATCAATTGGGAAGACTCCGTTCGAGGTGGTATATGGGAGACAACCTCCTGCATTGTTGAGGTTTCTGTCTAATGAGACGAAAGTGGCTGCCGTGGCATTGGAATTGAGTGAAAGAGATGAGGCCCTAAACCAACTCAAACTTCATTTGCTCAAAGCGCAGGAACAAATGTCAAGGTATGCAAACATGAAGAGGAGGGATTTGTGTTTTGAAGTTGATGAATGGGTTTTTCTGAAACTCAGACCTCATAGGCAACAGTCTGTGGTGAAAAGGATTCATCAGAAACTCGCTGCAAGATTTTATGGACCATTCCAAGTGGCGGAAAAGATTGGTGAAGTGGCTTACAGGTTGAAACTGCCAGCAACATCTAAGATTCACCCAGTTTTTCATGTTTCATTACTCAAGAAAGCTGTTGGGAACTATCAGGTACAGGGAGAGTTACCA
The Vicia villosa cultivar HV-30 ecotype Madison, WI linkage group LG6, Vvil1.0, whole genome shotgun sequence genome window above contains:
- the LOC131608718 gene encoding uncharacterized protein LOC131608718; translated protein: MRNYEAIKSFEENEEDLEIGNQEHEQEQEHDKNKNQISDSSATMKLKNKIVVDEQPKSQRLLSLDVFRGLTVALMILVDDAGGLIPALNHSPWNGLTIADFVMPFFLFIVGVSLAFTYKKPSCKIDATKKSILRALKLLALGIFLQGGYVHRVNDLSFGVDLKQIRWMGILQRIAVAYLITALCEIWLKREDIVNCGSTLLRKYRYQWALALFLSVFYLCLLYGMYVPDWEYEVPTEPSKAPLIFSVKCGVRGDTGPACNVVGMIDRSLLGIQHLYRRPIYARMPECSINSPANGPLPPDAPSWCQAPFDPEGLLSSVMAIVTCLIGLHYGHIILHFKDHRIRIIYWMIPTSCLVASGLFLDLFGMHVNKVLYSLSYTCLTAGAAGILFVGIYLMVDVCGYSRMTSILEWMGMHALMIYVLAACNIFPIFIQGFYWGNPHNNILKLIGV